ATCTGGCTGTCCTTATCCACAGTATATCTACTTGTCCAATCCTACAGTATATCTAATTTCAGAATTGGTATATCCCGGTGGACAAGAATACAATGTATGTGCATAGTCCTCTTTCACACTCACTTTTAAATGAAAGTTGTCTTTTTATCCCTATTGATGGAAAAATGAATAACGATTAAACACATAATTACTAAAATATGTTTATGTTCTTCACGTTGGAAGCCGCTAGAAGGGAATAGCATGGTTTGTCCCTAAATTTTCACTCTGCTGACCAGTTACTGTGTTGTGTGGTCCTGAGCAAGCTAATTTAATCTTTCTGAACTTAAACcttctcattttcaaaaatattcaacaCTGACCTTTGATGACTAATCGGGAAAAAACCCTATGCTACCAGAGTGCACTAAGTTACTGTTATAGAAATGGTAGGCTACAAGATCGTTTTTAAGAGAATAACTGAACTAGACCTTGGCATTATTTACTTAAATTATGTTGTTCATTCACTTACAAACTTAAACCCAGGTACCCTCAGTGTTTACACATGTTAGAGCTGCTCCAATATGAACACTTCCGAAAGGAGCTGGTGAATGCTCAGTGTGCGAAATTTATTGATGAACAGCAGATTCTACACTGGCAGCACTATTCCCGGAAGCGGATGCGCCTTCAGCAAGCCTTGGCAGAGCAGCAACAGCAAAATAACACGTCGGGAAAATGAAAAACTGGATACAGACGAGGCTcttaatacatgtatataatgtatttCTTTTGTACAGTGaagacaaaacaaatgaaaactcttCCTATCTACCTTTATTATGGTAGCCCTTAGAACCTTTAGTGTGCTTTTTAATCCAACTTTTTATTGTTAATAGACTATTTCTGTTAAACCTGAATTGTTCTTTGATTTCCCTGTGGATTTTtaaggtgtttttcttttttacgcATTTAGCATAATCACCTGATTAAGAATGGAAAAGTTAGGTGCTTTAGACCAAATAAGGCACTGGGGCATGGGGTAGGGGTGGGCCACCAAGTATACTGAATTCTAAGGCTAGCTCTTCCTGATATATAGTAGGGCAAGACCATCTCCTAGAACCTTACTGTCTCTCAGATCAACTACTCTACCCCACTTACCTATGTAGTGAGAGTAGCGGAGCAGTGACCTCTTTAAATCACAGGACAGGAACTGCATAAAGGTTCTTAAATTCTGCAGGACAGGAAATACGTGTATTACCTGCTTTGCAAGGTGGCTTTAAGAATCACTGAATCACTGTGGCCTCACTTGACCTAGTCATGGCAGGACGACTAGTGGTTAATTACTAACTGGACTCTTGACTTTGGAACAAACATGAGGACCCTCAAATACTTGTGTTCATTTGGGAAAGCTACCATTGATTTGGGAGGTACCACAAACCAGGTGCTATGTTAAGTGCTTCCTTgaattctcattttattctcagaACCTTGTTTATaggagagaaaactgaggtttggacGGGGTGAGTAACTTGCCTgtggttacacagctagtaagtggtagaatcAGTGTGACTGACTCCCAGCTTGGAGTTCTTCCCACCACTGGGTTATATAGTCTCTCCAGCCGCTCTCCGCCGCCTGCCTCATCCCAAGTCAAGCACACTGAGATAGCTGTAAAACAAACTACCTCTAGTGCTCAGGAGTctgttttttaataaacaaaacaaaactgcctgAATTAAGCAGAGGCTGGATTAGAGGTAATGTGCTTTCCTTCAGTGGTGAGGTTAGGTTCAACATTCCAAAATTGAAGGGGTTTCAGGAATATCATCAGTTGCTTTGCAGATggagagaatttaaaataaaagatactgaTCCTTTGAGAGATTGGAAGGTGTGCTCTGCACCTTTAGGAGTTTTTAGGTATTTCCGTCACCTTCAAGAATACATTCCTTTGAGCCTTTACTGCTACTTGTGAAGACTTCTTTATATCTTAAAAATATCCATGTATTACAGGCAAACTAAAGGTTCATGGGCATTTTAATAGCACTCTATTGTTTAGACACATGCCAGTTTTTTAACATCATTTATTGCTAACATGAATTCAAAGCAAGTATACAGTTTATTGATACTAGAACAAATCAGGAAATCAAGACATCATTGCCATCCTAAAATCTTAATCTTCAGAGAACAACATTTCCACCAGGTTGGCCTGAAGACACTCAGATTCTACCAGTTTTTGAGGCTGTAAGAGAAGAACAGTCAAATCTTCACTACTCCTATAAAATGTTATTAGGAGTGGAATGAGTTCTGCCTTGAATGACACTAATCTTTGAACACAGAAATTATGCAATTCAGAAACTATCATCTAGTTATAACAAGTTTTATGAAAGAATCAAGATATTTGCTGTGAGATGAATCACTAACATACTTGGCTCAAGAGACTTAAACCCCAAATACCAGGAAGCTTCACAGACTAAAACAGGAGACAGCAAGCCCAGTGCCCTCTTCTTCCCCTCAACTCTTTAATTTAGGATCCCAGGGGCATGACTGAACTAGAAGAGATGCCCTTACTTTTTAACCAGAATTAtgaattaaatagaaaacaaCTGTTGGTGCAAATGTTTAAGGAATTATGAGtcaacctacttttttttttttttttttttttttagagtgacTTAACATGAAAAAGACCTAATAGCTAGATACTTACATTATTAGTTTATTGGGATTGGCCATAGGAATGGACTTTCAGCAGCACTCTGAACAACAATGGAATTGAGATGAAATGTGAAGCTCTTTTCAAATCTGGATCCACAGCAAGTTAAAAGAGTTCTGACAGTGAATTACAGGCCCAGCATATTTAAAGATACTTACTGTTCCATACTTAAGTAGTGTAGGCACTGCTGTTACTTTCAAGTTTTTTCTGAAGTCATTATTTGGATCTTTCCAACTATTCCAAGAGAAAAAGTGATCATGAAAAAAATTTACTTGGTTTATTACAGTTTGCTTAATATTTGACATATTACTACATTTAATTTGTTAGTAATCACTGTTCTTGCAAACACTTAAAAAACCTTGCGGACTATGGCTTAATCTATTTACCCTGTGCAAAGTTTTAAAGTGTGACTGAGATATAAAAGTAAAGCCAGCTAAGTTCTGGGCTTACACCAGACCAGATTCGTTGAATTACCCTTACTTAATTCAGGTGggcattttaaatttgtatttaatagCTTCTAATTGTTTAACTTGTCAGACATTACCTTGTAACACAAACTGGGTGAGTCCCTGAGGCCCTTCCCGCCTAAGTTTGCAATTTGTGCACGTCTGTGAGGTAGATTATACATTGCCACTTACTAAGGCTTTTCTCCTACTTGGCAGTAGATGAACACACATCCTTCACTAATGTGCTTCAGCCCTTCTCGTACGACTggttcagctttaaaaaaagttGAGATAAAATAATCGCACGTCAACTCTACAATCAGGCACGTATAAACAGTGTTGTTTTCCCCTTCCCCCAGTCTTGGTAAGCACTCAGACTTTAACCTGCAGGTAACTGAAGAGGTCAGCAGAAGTGAGGTTTTCACTTCTGGTCTTAGAGCCACGTTAAGGGTAAGGACCAAATCCCAGTCCCGATTTGCCCCTGCACCACCGCGCCCATAACAATGGAAAGCACATGTATTTGCTGACCAACTCACGTACCCTGTAAGACACTAATGGTACTGGGGGAGTGAGAAGTTTTAAGGAAGTAGATTCCAAGATCATCCAGGTAAAATGGTACAAGGAAGAACGCTCTTGGCAGGGCGGGGTAGAATTTAATGGAGACATGGGGACAGCTCAGATTGCCTCGCGGATGTCTGAAACCAAGACTCTGCCTCCGCTAAGCCCCCTTTCTGGCTGTAGGCTCGACCTTCCTGCCATTTCCATTGGACAGCAGCCCCCGAATCCCGGCCTCACCCTGCACGCAGTCGGGGCACCAGCTTTTCCCTCCGGCGTCCTTAGAACCCGTAAAGTAGGCGAAAATGGTCTTGCCATTGTGCTGTTCCACGGCCCGGTGGAACTCCTCGAAGCCGGACACGCTTACCTCCTCGTAGCGGGCCATCGGCACGACGTGCAGCCGCTGCTGGAAGAGTGCACGTCTGGTCGCTGCGGGTGGGGCCTACGTGGGCGGGGCGAGGCTGTTTCCGGGTGGGCAAGAGAGGGCGGAGCGTGGGGAAGCCAGCGCCGCTGAAGAGTACGGGAGCTTCTGAGGATCACAATCCATCCGCATGGCTTTTTGCTCTAGTTTCTCAGCTCTTTCTGCGCTAGTGGCACTCCCAAGCCCAGGCTTAGATCTACCCTAATCTAGTCCCAGCCCCGACCCCATGGACACTGGCTGCAAAACTTACCGCCTTGCAACACCTGGCTCCTTAAGTAGTTCGGCGCCTCAACGGCTCCCAAGCCGCCCTGCGCCTGTTGCTATGGCGACTGGGCTGGCGGCCGGAAGCGCGGCCTAGTTGGGGGCCCCCTTGCCCGCCTCCCAGTAGCCGCGCCTCTCCCCAGGCCAGGTGGGCtcgggctggggctggggggatTCTGGGAAGTCGCATAGAGTCATGGACCTGGGGGAGAGGAGATTTGACTCGGAAAGCCTTTGTTGCTTTGTCCCCCCAGTTACCTTTTCTGCCGTCTAGGCTTTAGGGGGGCCTGGGACTGGGGGCGGGTTCCCGAGACTGGGCGGGGGTGGGATGGGTGAGGGGCTGGGAGGGAGAAAGGCTGCAAGGCCGGAGCTgagtgtgtgagtgcgtgtgtgcaGCAGCTTAGGGAGCGAGGTGCTAAGACAACCCCCAGGGCTGCGGTAGGGAGGAAGGGAACTACCCTGGAGCTATGAGCCGGGCGACTGGCCGTGGGGCCTTGCCCAGGCTGCGCCGGGGCGAGCAGGCGGCTAAGATGCCGGGTCGCTGCGTGGGGCCCAGCAGGTCCGGGCGGGGAGTTCGGCGGCCGTGGGGGAAGAGACGGGGCGCAGGGACGTCCCGAGGCCGTGGAGCAAGGCGCCGGGCGAAGTCCTCGGAGTGGGAGACGCGCTGTGTGAGTGCAGAAAGGCCACAAGGCTGTCAGCGGCCATGGGGGACTAGACAAGCGGAGGAGACAGCCGACGCCGCCGGGGCGAATGAGGCTTTGGGACCTCCTGGGACCCCAGGCTCCATCGAGGCTGCAAGGGACCCTGGGGCTGTGTGGGTGAACGGGGCTGTGGGGGAGCCCGAGGTGGTGGGGCCTGCCGGGGCTGTGTGGGTGAccggggctggggaggaggagacCGAAGATAGGAGTCCCCGGGGCTGCGAGAGAAAAGGTCGCCCGGGATCTCTGGGCCATGAGAGCATTCTGCACCTGTGGCTGAAGGTGCAGGCTATGAGGGCCGCCTCGGGATGTGGGGAAGGAAGTAGAGTCGAGCTCCATCCCGTGCCTGCGGGAGAGGGACCTGTCGAAAGGGGTGTTCCTGGCCGAGCTTCCTGGGTAGAGACAAGCCGTGGCGGTCTTACAGGGCCCTGGGTGAAGGGACAGGCAAGGGGGATCCCTCGGGCCCCCTCAGGGCCTACAGCTCGGGGCTTAGGGGCAGCTTATGAGGGAGCCTTAGGCTTCTGTGGACAGGGACAGGCTGGGAGGGTGCCTCCTCCTGTGAGTGTGCCTGGGGCTCTGGCGTCAAGTTCTGAAATGGCCCCGCACCTGTGGAGGGGACAAGCTGTGGGGGTTCCTGGGACTGGGAGAGAGATAGGCTATGGGCTTGTCTCAAGCCCTTGTGAAAAAGAACAGACTGTGAGCGAGCCTGGGACCGTGGGGTGGACTGGGGCTGTGGGAGCGCCCAGAGGCGTGGAAGGAGAGCTCGGCTGCGGGGGTGCTGCAGGGCTGTGGGGGAGAGGACAGTCCCCACAGATTCCTGGGGCTCTGACACATGAAGCAGTCTGTGGGGCTACCGCTGGCGTATGGGGGAGGGGACAGGCTGTGGGGTTGTCCAATGCTGTGGAGGAGGAGCCTATTTCTGTGGGTGCCGCAGGTGTGTGTTACAGGAGACAGGCTGTGGAAGAGACAGACTCTGTGGGTATGCCCGGCCCGTGGGGCACAGGACACTCTGTTGGGGTGCCCTGTGCTACTGAAGAGGAAACTAGATGTGGAGGTGACCCAGGGTTCAGGGAAAGGGGACAGCCTGTGTGGGTGGAGACAGGCTCTGGGGGTGATCCAGGGTCACGGGGAGCTGCACAGACTGCAGAGCCATCATGTCCTGGGGAGCAGGCAGCAGGTTCTGGGGGTGCCCCAGGCCTGTGGGGGATAGAACAGGCTACAGGGGTACCCAGGGCCTTGGGGAAGGGCACGGGCTGTGTGAGTGTCCCAGGGCTGTGGGGAGCGGGACAGATGGTAGGGGTGCCCCAGGCTGTGGTGGTACCTGGAGCCCTGGGAGAAGAACTGAGCCACAGCGGGGCCCTGGGCCTGTGGGACGGACAGCAAGCTCTTGGGGGGCCCCCAGCCGAGGCAGTGCCTGGGCTTGGAGAGGAGACCTGTGGTGGCAATATGCTGAGCCTGTGGGAAAGGAGGCAGGCTGTGGGGGAGCCAGAGAGTCTGGGGCCTCCAGCTTTAGGGGTCCCTGGGTCTGTGGATCAGGAGGCTGGCTGTGGAGATGTTGCATGTCCGTGTGGGAGGAGGCAGGCTGTGGGGGTGTCTGAGACGGTGGACATACCCAGGGCAGCAGATGTGCCCCAGCACAGGTGTGCCACAGCAGGGGTCCCCATGGCAATGGGTGTGCCCGGCTCTGGAAAGGTGCCTGCCAGAGTGCCTGCTGCTGTGTGGGCGTCTGGCCCTGTGTGTCAAGAAGGCAGCTCTAGAGACATTTTGAACCTGTGGGAAAGGACTCGGGCTGCCAGAGTATCTGTGGCTTCAGGGGGACCCGTGGCTCGGGAGGAGCTGTGGTCTGGTGGGGAGGAATCCGTGGCTTCAGGGGGACCTGTGGCTCGGGAGGAGCTGTGGTCTGGCGGGGAGGAATCCGTGGCTTCAGGGGGACCCGTGGCTCGGGAGGAGCTGTGGTCTGGCGGGGAGGATTGTGGTTCTGGGGCCTTCCCGGGCCGGTGGGGAAGGAGACAGACTACTGGGGTTCCTGTGGTGCCTGAGGGGCCTGGGCTTGGGGAAGAGAGTGACTCGGGGGGTATCTCAAGACCCTGGGGACGGAGACAGAGGGTCAGGGCTCCTGTGGCCACCGAAGTGCTTCCGGCTCCTAGGGTGCCTGGTTCTGTGGAGCTGGAGCCTGGCACTGGAGGCTTCTCAGGCTTGTCGGGGAGGCAGCAAACTGCAGGAATGCCTGGCACTGTGGGGCTGTCTGCAGCTAGTGGGGTGCCCGTGGCTTCCAGGGTGCCTAGGCCTGTGCAAGAGGAAACTGGCTCAGAATTGTGGGGTGAAAGAGAGACAGCGGGCGGACCTGCAGGTGCCAAGGGTCCCACAAGGATGGAGGTGCCCACCTTGACCAGGATGCCTGGGCCCATGGGGGAGAAGACTAGCTCTGGGGGTGTCTCAGGCTTGTTGGGAGGCAGACAGACTACAGGAGTGTCCATGGCTGTGGGGCTGCTGGGGTCTGTGGGGGAGGGGACCCTCTTTGAGCATGTCTCTGGCCTGTCTGGAAGAAGGCAGACTGCTGGGAGGCCTGTGGCTGCTAGAGGTTCCATGGTCGTGGGAGTGCCCACAGCTCTTGGGCTTCCTGGGCCAGTGGTAGGGGATACCGGCTCTGGGGATGACGGCTCAGGCATATGGGGAAGGAGACTGGCCACTGAGGGGCCCACAGCTGCCAGGGTTCCCGGACTTGTGGAGGGGGAGACAGGCTCTGAAGGTGTCTCAGGCCTGTGGAGAAGGAGACACGGTGGAGCCATTCCCGAGGCCGGGAGGGTGCCTCTGCCTCTGGGGGTGCTTGCAGCTGTGGGAGCTCCCATGGCAGGGCGTGCGCCTGCTGCGGTGTGGGTGACCGGGTCCTCAGGAGCAGAAGCGGATGTGGGTGTCTCAGGTCTGACCGTGCGGAGGAGACAGTCCACAGGGGGAGTGGGGGCTTcagaggatgagacaggaggtggGAATATTTTGGGATTGGCCGGGAGCAGCCAGGCTGTGGGGACATCTCACACCTGTGTGCCTGGAGCCAGGTTATGGAGCTGTCCAAGGTCTGTGGGGGAAGAAACAGCCTATGAGAATGCTCTAGGCATGTCAGGGACAAGAACAGCTGTGGGGGTACCCCCAGTTTCAAGGGAGGAAGTAGGCCTTGGCCATTTCAGAGACCACCTACAGCCAAGTGGGAGGAGGCTGGCTGAAGGAGTGTCTGCAGTCAGAGTGAGAGGGAGCAATTTGGGAGAGAGTTATGTGGGGGAGGCTAGATTGAGGGGGGCGTTCCAGTAGTGTGTGTAGGGAAGAAGTTGGGGCTCTGTGGGAGGGAACAGGTTCAGGGGAGGTTTGTCATGGGTTGTGGATGAAGGCACAGGCTGTAAGGGCATCTCAGC
The sequence above is drawn from the Symphalangus syndactylus isolate Jambi chromosome 20, NHGRI_mSymSyn1-v2.1_pri, whole genome shotgun sequence genome and encodes:
- the LOC129470679 gene encoding collagen, type I, alpha 1a isoform X2; the protein is MSRATGRGALPRLRRGEQAAKMPGRCVGPSRSGRGVRRPWGKRRGAGTSRGRGARRRAKSSEWETRCVSAERPQGCQRPWGTRQAEETADAAGANEALGPPGTPGSIEAARDPGAVWVNGAVGEPEVVGPAGAVWVTGAGEEETEDRSPRGCERKGRPGSLGHESILHLWLKVQAMRAASGCGEGSRVELHPVPAGEGPVERGVPGRASWVETSRGGLTGPWVKGQARGIPRAPSGPTARGLGAAYEGALGFCGQGQAGRVPPPVSVPGALASSSEMAPHLWRGQAVGVPGTGREIGYGLVSSPCEKEQTVSEPGTVGWTGAVGAPRGVEGELGCGGAAGLWGRGQSPQIPGALTHEAVCGATAGVWGRGQAVGLSNAVEEEPISVGAAGVCYRRQAVEETDSVGMPGPWGTGHSVGVPCATEEETRCGGDPGFRERGQPVWVETGSGGDPGSRGAAQTAEPSCPGEQAAGSGGAPGLWGIEQATGVPRALGKGTGCVSVPGLWGAGQMVGVPQAVVVPGALGEELSHSGALGLWDGQQALGGPPAEAVPGLGEETCGGNMLSLWERRQAVGEPESLGPPALGVPGSVDQEAGCGDVACPCGRRQAVGVSETVDIPRAADVPQHRCATAGVPMAMGVPGSGKVPARVPAAVWASGPVCQEGSSRDILNLWERTRAARESVASGGPVAREELWSGGEDCGSGAFPGRWGRRQTTGVPVVPEGPGLGEESDSGGISRPWGRRQRVRAPVATEVLPAPRVPGSVELEPGTGGFSGLSGRQQTAGMPGTVGLSAASGVPVASRVPRPVQEETGSELWGERETAGGPAGAKGPTRMEVPTLTRMPGPMGEKTSSGGVSGLLGGRQTTGVSMAVGLLGSVGEGTLFEHVSGLSGRRQTAGRPVAARGSMVVGVPTALGLPGPVVGDTGSGDDGSGIWGRRLATEGPTAARVPGLVEGETGSEGVSGLWRRRHGGAIPEAGRVPLPLGVLAAVGAPMAGRAPAAVWVTGSSGAEADVGVSGLTVRRRQSTGGVGASEDETGGGNILGLAGSSQAVGTSHTCVPGARLWSCPRSVGEETAYENALGMSGTRTAVGVPPVSREEVGLGHFRDHLQPSGRRLAEGVSAVRVRGSNLGESYVGEARLRGAFQ
- the LOC129470679 gene encoding collagen alpha-2(I) chain isoform X1; amino-acid sequence: MSRATGRGALPRLRRGEQAAKMPGRCVGPSRSGRGVRRPWGKRRGAGTSRGRGARRRAKSSEWETRCVSAERPQGCQRPWGTRQAEETADAAGANEALGPPGTPGSIEAARDPGAVWVNGAVGEPEVVGPAGAVWVTGAGEEETEDRSPRGCERKGRPGSLGHESILHLWLKVQAMRAASGCGEGSRVELHPVPAGEGPVERGVPGRASWVETSRGGLTGPWVKGQARGIPRAPSGPTARGLGAAYEGALGFCGQGQAGRVPPPVSVPGALASSSEMAPHLWRGQAVGVPGTGREIGYGLVSSPCEKEQTVSEPGTVGWTGAVGAPRGVEGELGCGGAAGLWGRGQSPQIPGALTHEAVCGATAGVWGRGQAVGLSNAVEEEPISVGAAGVCYRRQAVEETDSVGMPGPWGTGHSVGVPCATEEETRCGGDPGFRERGQPVWVETGSGGDPGSRGAAQTAEPSCPGEQAAGSGGAPGLWGIEQATGVPRALGKGTGCVSVPGLWGAGQMVGVPQAVVVPGALGEELSHSGALGLWDGQQALGGPPAEAVPGLGEETCGGNMLSLWERRQAVGEPESLGPPALGVPGSVDQEAGCGDVACPCGRRQAVGVSETVDIPRAADVPQHRCATAGVPMAMGVPGSGKVPARVPAAVWASGPVCQEGSSRDILNLWERTRAARVSVASGGPVAREELWSGGEESVASGGPVAREELWSGGEESVASGGPVAREELWSGGEDCGSGAFPGRWGRRQTTGVPVVPEGPGLGEESDSGGISRPWGRRQRVRAPVATEVLPAPRVPGSVELEPGTGGFSGLSGRQQTAGMPGTVGLSAASGVPVASRVPRPVQEETGSELWGERETAGGPAGAKGPTRMEVPTLTRMPGPMGEKTSSGGVSGLLGGRQTTGVSMAVGLLGSVGEGTLFEHVSGLSGRRQTAGRPVAARGSMVVGVPTALGLPGPVVGDTGSGDDGSGIWGRRLATEGPTAARVPGLVEGETGSEGVSGLWRRRHGGAIPEAGRVPLPLGVLAAVGAPMAGRAPAAVWVTGSSGAEADVGVSGLTVRRRQSTGGVGASEDETGGGNILGLAGSSQAVGTSHTCVPGARLWSCPRSVGEETAYENALGMSGTRTAVGVPPVSREEVGLGHFRDHLQPSGRRLAEGVSAVRVRGSNLGESYVGEARLRGAFQ
- the TXNDC17 gene encoding thioredoxin domain-containing protein 17 isoform X1, with amino-acid sequence MARYEEVSVSGFEEFHRAVEQHNGKTIFAYFTGSKDAGGKSWCPDCVQAEPVVREGLKHISEGCVFIYCQVGEKPYWKDPNNDFRKNLKVTAVPTLLKYGTPQKLVESECLQANLVEMLFSED
- the TXNDC17 gene encoding thioredoxin domain-containing protein 17 isoform X2, whose amino-acid sequence is MARYEEVSVSGFEEFHRAVEQHNGKTIFAYFTGSKDAGGKSWCPDCVQAEPVVREGLKHISEGCVFIYCQVGEKPYWKDPNNDFRKNLKVTAVPTLLKYGTSAAESPFLWPIPIN